The following are from one region of the bacterium genome:
- a CDS encoding SpoIID/LytB domain-containing protein, with translation MPRRLRSLLPLLSLPFALLAFTGCETKPPVETRTVRERPPVERRSSDARRSRTQPGLGREPELRILLARRVSGVELEASSGFVALDEKGRVLARYGGDRRYNVFQERQAPDRLEVVGEALRGGAKTRATLARLPFAEGVTLQPLAGGLFTVNGKPYRGRLRLWREEDHFSVNNLLPMEAYLRGVVPHEIGNLPPSGFEAMKAQAVASRTYAVNRLEASRHRGWDMMDTVADQVYRGAADESPAANRAIEATRGQVLMDRAGEAVAEVYYASTCGGATVAIDEVWKHAPVAHLTLVRDVDGQGRAWCRSSKLFRWRQAWSAKQLGQILRAYLPPAAGLPADTEVGYLKDIAVTERTPEGRAKRLEVTTDKGLFVVKGDRIRSALKRDLEGNALRSIFFELETQRDKQGRLVRILATGAGWGHGIGMCQVGAIGRSAAGQRYDAILGAYYPGTRLRRLWH, from the coding sequence ATGCCGCGCCGACTCCGCTCCCTGCTCCCGCTGCTTAGCCTGCCCTTCGCGCTGCTCGCCTTCACCGGCTGCGAGACGAAGCCGCCCGTCGAGACGCGCACCGTGCGCGAGCGCCCGCCGGTGGAGCGCCGCAGCAGCGACGCGCGCCGCAGTCGCACGCAACCGGGGCTCGGGCGCGAGCCCGAGTTGCGCATCCTCCTCGCGCGGCGGGTGAGCGGCGTGGAGCTCGAGGCGAGCAGCGGCTTCGTGGCTCTCGATGAAAAGGGCCGCGTGCTCGCCCGCTACGGCGGCGATCGCCGCTACAACGTCTTCCAGGAACGCCAGGCGCCCGACCGCCTCGAGGTCGTCGGCGAGGCCCTGCGCGGCGGCGCGAAGACGCGCGCCACGCTGGCGCGCCTGCCCTTCGCCGAAGGCGTGACGCTGCAGCCGCTGGCCGGCGGCCTCTTCACCGTCAACGGCAAGCCCTATCGCGGGCGGCTTCGCCTCTGGCGCGAGGAGGACCACTTCAGCGTCAACAACCTGCTGCCGATGGAGGCCTACCTGCGCGGCGTCGTGCCGCACGAGATCGGCAACCTGCCGCCCAGCGGGTTCGAGGCGATGAAGGCGCAGGCGGTGGCCAGCCGCACCTACGCCGTGAACCGGCTCGAGGCGAGCCGGCACCGCGGCTGGGACATGATGGACACGGTCGCCGACCAGGTCTATCGCGGCGCGGCCGACGAGTCGCCGGCGGCGAATCGCGCCATCGAGGCGACGCGCGGCCAGGTCCTCATGGACAGGGCGGGCGAGGCGGTGGCGGAGGTCTACTATGCCTCCACCTGCGGCGGCGCGACGGTGGCGATCGACGAGGTCTGGAAGCACGCGCCGGTCGCGCACCTCACGCTCGTCCGCGACGTGGACGGCCAGGGCCGCGCCTGGTGCCGATCGAGCAAGCTCTTCCGCTGGCGCCAGGCCTGGAGCGCCAAGCAGCTCGGCCAGATCCTGCGCGCCTACCTGCCGCCGGCCGCCGGCCTGCCCGCCGACACGGAGGTCGGCTACCTCAAGGACATCGCCGTCACCGAGCGCACGCCCGAGGGCCGCGCCAAGCGCCTCGAGGTGACCACCGACAAGGGGCTGTTCGTGGTGAAGGGCGACCGCATTCGCTCGGCGCTCAAGCGCGACCTCGAAGGCAACGCGCTCCGGAGCATCTTCTTCGAGCTGGAGACGCAGCGCGACAAGCAGGGCCGCCTGGTGCGGATCCTTGCGACGGGCGCCGGCTGGGGGCACGGGATCGGCATGTGCCAGGTGGGGGCCATCGGCCGCAGCGCGGCCGGCCAGCGCTACGACGCGATCCTGGGCGCCTACTACCCGGGCACCCGGCTCAGGCGGCTCTGGCACTGA